In one Corallococcus sp. EGB genomic region, the following are encoded:
- a CDS encoding dihydrofolate reductase, translated as MSPRVSAIVAMAANRVIGQGNTLPWRLKPDLARFKQLTMGHTLVMGRKTYDSIGRPLPGRTTVVLTRQRDWAAPEGVRVAHTVADALAQAGSDSEVFIAGGADLYAQTQALWHRLYLTRIERDFPGDASFPPMDLTGWRLVEEERHPEGDLPFGFFTYERQG; from the coding sequence ATGAGCCCGCGCGTGTCCGCCATCGTCGCCATGGCGGCGAACCGCGTCATCGGGCAGGGCAACACCCTGCCCTGGCGCCTGAAGCCGGACCTGGCGCGCTTCAAGCAACTGACGATGGGCCACACCCTCGTCATGGGCCGCAAGACGTACGACTCCATCGGACGTCCGCTGCCCGGCCGCACCACCGTGGTCCTCACCCGTCAGCGGGACTGGGCCGCCCCCGAAGGGGTCCGCGTGGCCCACACCGTGGCGGACGCCCTGGCGCAGGCAGGAAGCGACAGCGAGGTCTTCATCGCGGGCGGCGCGGACCTCTACGCGCAGACGCAGGCGCTGTGGCACCGGCTCTACCTCACCCGCATCGAGCGGGACTTCCCCGGCGATGCCTCCTTCCCGCCCATGGACCTCACCGGATGGAGGTTGGTGGAGGAGGAACGGCACCCGGAGGGCGACCTGCCCTTCGGTTTCTTCACCTACGAGCGTCAGGGTTAG
- a CDS encoding FTR1 family protein, whose protein sequence is MKHAASLALCLLLALSSSARAEAPANDEGRTWHRLVGILQYLQADYPAAVASRSEFELTEQKSFAAEALAAAQDLGPAAATFVPRVEAIQARVNEAKDPEGVSRDCGELVESLVLAGGLARSPRVTPDLEHGAKLFQANCSACHGADGKADVSIAATMEPKPADFHDPERMEDGITPYKAFNTTSFGVPGTAMPAYPTLSEDDRWSLAFFVFTLRQPPCQGEPPNASMERLATSTDAELAKAFGAEKVACLRRHMPDADEEKVLLNARAAVGHALRLGADGDYTGAKNALLDAYLNGLEPVEPKLRGRDPALTQKLEAAFLQARLAAERKSPHLQDEGRELLSLLDQARKSTGSTTDVLSVAWLTLLILLREGFEATIIVTALLAALKKMKAMDQVRVVHVGVVSALIAGAIAYVLGRKLMAGAQREWMEGLTALVAVGMLLYAALWLNARANVSHFMGELRQKMQGALGRGSTVGLFVIAFTSVLRESFETAIFLQGLAVDSAAGVVWGVVAGILALGVLVLFVNRMGYRLPMKTLFNASTVVMVVTAVMLLGKGIHSLQEVGALPLVPVRFIHVDMLGLYPDALSLVPQALLAVAPLVYRTLRRRTREETPASGDGATPTPPLR, encoded by the coding sequence GTGAAACACGCCGCCTCCCTCGCCCTGTGCCTGCTGCTTGCGCTGTCCTCTTCCGCCCGGGCCGAAGCCCCGGCCAACGACGAGGGGCGCACCTGGCACCGGCTGGTGGGCATCCTCCAGTACCTCCAGGCGGACTACCCGGCGGCGGTGGCGTCCCGGTCGGAGTTCGAGCTGACGGAGCAGAAGAGCTTCGCGGCGGAGGCGCTGGCGGCGGCGCAGGACCTGGGCCCGGCGGCGGCCACGTTCGTGCCCCGCGTGGAGGCCATCCAGGCGCGCGTCAACGAGGCGAAGGACCCGGAGGGCGTGAGCCGCGACTGCGGTGAGCTGGTGGAGAGCCTGGTGCTGGCCGGAGGCCTGGCGCGCAGTCCTCGCGTGACGCCGGACCTGGAGCACGGCGCGAAGCTGTTCCAGGCCAACTGCTCGGCGTGCCACGGCGCGGACGGCAAGGCGGACGTGTCCATCGCGGCGACCATGGAGCCCAAGCCGGCGGACTTCCACGACCCGGAGCGGATGGAGGACGGGATCACGCCGTACAAGGCGTTCAACACCACCAGCTTCGGCGTGCCCGGCACGGCGATGCCCGCCTACCCCACGCTCTCCGAAGACGACCGCTGGTCGCTGGCCTTCTTCGTCTTCACCCTGCGCCAGCCGCCGTGCCAGGGCGAGCCGCCCAACGCGTCGATGGAGCGGCTGGCCACGTCCACGGACGCGGAGCTGGCGAAGGCGTTCGGCGCGGAGAAGGTGGCGTGCCTGCGCCGGCACATGCCGGACGCGGACGAGGAGAAGGTGCTGCTCAACGCGCGCGCGGCGGTGGGCCACGCGCTGCGGCTGGGCGCGGACGGCGACTACACGGGCGCGAAGAACGCGCTGCTGGACGCGTACCTGAACGGCCTGGAGCCGGTGGAGCCCAAGCTGCGCGGGCGCGACCCGGCGCTCACCCAGAAGCTGGAGGCGGCATTCCTCCAGGCGCGGCTCGCGGCGGAGCGCAAGAGCCCGCACCTCCAGGATGAGGGGCGTGAGCTGTTGTCGCTCCTGGACCAGGCGCGCAAGTCCACGGGCAGCACCACGGACGTGCTGTCCGTGGCGTGGCTCACGCTGCTCATCCTGCTGCGCGAGGGCTTCGAGGCGACCATCATCGTCACGGCGCTCCTGGCGGCGCTGAAGAAGATGAAGGCCATGGACCAGGTGCGCGTGGTGCACGTGGGCGTGGTGTCCGCGCTCATCGCGGGCGCCATCGCGTATGTCCTGGGCCGCAAGCTGATGGCGGGTGCGCAGCGCGAGTGGATGGAGGGCCTCACCGCGCTGGTCGCCGTGGGCATGCTGCTGTACGCGGCGCTGTGGCTCAACGCGCGCGCCAACGTGAGCCACTTCATGGGCGAGCTGCGCCAGAAGATGCAGGGCGCGCTGGGCCGCGGCAGCACGGTGGGCCTGTTCGTCATCGCGTTCACGTCCGTGCTGCGCGAGAGCTTCGAGACGGCCATCTTCCTCCAGGGCCTGGCGGTGGACTCCGCGGCGGGCGTCGTATGGGGCGTGGTGGCGGGCATCCTGGCGCTGGGGGTGCTGGTGCTCTTCGTCAACCGCATGGGCTACCGGCTGCCCATGAAGACGCTCTTCAACGCCTCCACGGTGGTGATGGTGGTGACGGCGGTGATGCTGCTGGGCAAGGGCATCCACTCGCTGCAGGAGGTGGGCGCGCTGCCGCTGGTGCCGGTGCGCTTCATCCACGTGGACATGCTGGGCCTGTATCCGGACGCGCTGTCGCTGGTACCGCAGGCACTGCTGGCCGTGGCGCCGCTCGTGTACAGGACCCTGCGCCGCCGGACCCGCGAAGAGACGCCGGCCTCCGGGGACGGGGCGACGCCGACGCCGCCCTTGCGGTAG
- a CDS encoding GlsB/YeaQ/YmgE family stress response membrane protein, which produces MKLPRPLPLLALLLVSSLASAQEAPAEPAQAPAGSLTPPPLVGAPDEDVPPPPDATSGDEVPKRASVPAEALPSVKAAPVAKDPVPRVAVEVLGGAAGGVVGATVLGSVGYLLGSATVGCDECLVMAAAGAGAGAIIGIPVGTYAGGRLMDGRGRVGPTVLGSLVGWGATFLALTLVNSGGTETPPAVNAALFILPVVGASAGFELSHAKVLRQEAAPQAAPTPSVHLMPVATYSNKGPHLGLMGSF; this is translated from the coding sequence GTGAAGCTCCCGCGTCCGCTCCCACTCCTCGCCCTGCTGCTCGTGTCGAGCCTGGCCTCCGCCCAGGAGGCCCCCGCCGAGCCGGCCCAGGCTCCCGCCGGGAGCCTCACGCCGCCACCGCTGGTGGGCGCGCCGGACGAGGACGTGCCTCCGCCTCCGGACGCCACGTCGGGTGACGAGGTCCCGAAGCGCGCCTCCGTCCCCGCCGAGGCGCTGCCGTCCGTGAAGGCCGCGCCCGTGGCGAAGGACCCGGTGCCGCGCGTGGCGGTGGAGGTGCTGGGCGGCGCGGCGGGCGGCGTCGTGGGTGCGACGGTGCTGGGCTCGGTGGGGTACCTGCTGGGGTCGGCCACGGTGGGCTGCGACGAGTGCCTGGTGATGGCCGCCGCGGGCGCCGGAGCGGGAGCCATCATCGGCATCCCGGTGGGCACGTACGCGGGCGGCCGGCTCATGGACGGGCGCGGCCGGGTGGGCCCGACGGTGCTCGGGAGCCTGGTGGGCTGGGGCGCGACGTTCCTGGCGCTCACGCTGGTGAACAGCGGAGGCACGGAGACGCCCCCGGCCGTCAACGCCGCCCTCTTCATCCTCCCGGTGGTGGGCGCGAGCGCGGGCTTCGAGCTGTCCCACGCCAAGGTGCTGCGCCAGGAGGCCGCGCCGCAGGCGGCCCCCACCCCGTCCGTGCACCTGATGCCCGTGGCCACCTACAGCAACAAGGGCCCGCACCTGGGCCTCATGGGCAGCTTCTAG
- a CDS encoding MBL fold metallo-hydrolase codes for MSEPLPGMGLFGPHTPVEPRPSSVVILYRRVHGGVEVFWVKRERALSFAGGFQAFPGGKLDKDDHDVPVQGAQGEEAALRSAAARELFEEAGVLVAEGARALSPQTLEEGRAALLAGTVKWSEWLARHALALRAEDLKAAGRWVTPPSVPVRFDTRFYLVELPEGATASIIPGELTEGAWIRPEDGLARWSDGTALLHPPAQHALQVLSDFTDEADARARLCTPPYCPGFVAQRIEFQRGVRVVALETPTLPPATHTNAYVLGTGDLLIVDPGSSDVKQYAKLLSLVSGLKAEGARPVAVVLTHHHGDHVGGAFAVKERLGIPLWCHARTADRLDFPVERLLEDGEVLNLDGPMPQRWHVLHTPGHARGHVCLVDSRSKSAIVGDMVASVGTIVIDPPEGNMVDYLTQLKRLRDWPVTTLYPAHGSPVPDGPGKLNEYLRHRAQREALILEAVPATGATLPEVVATAYADTPPLLHPVAERSALASLEKLVAEGRVREDSLTWFRVGA; via the coding sequence ATGAGCGAGCCCCTTCCCGGCATGGGCCTCTTCGGGCCCCACACCCCCGTGGAGCCCCGGCCCTCCTCGGTGGTCATCCTCTACCGGCGCGTGCACGGCGGCGTGGAGGTGTTCTGGGTGAAGCGCGAGCGCGCGCTCTCCTTCGCGGGCGGCTTCCAGGCCTTCCCGGGCGGCAAGCTGGACAAGGACGACCACGACGTGCCCGTGCAGGGCGCCCAGGGCGAGGAGGCCGCGCTGCGCTCCGCCGCGGCGCGCGAGCTGTTCGAGGAGGCGGGCGTGCTGGTGGCGGAGGGGGCGCGCGCGCTGTCGCCCCAGACGCTGGAGGAGGGGAGGGCGGCGCTGCTCGCGGGCACGGTGAAGTGGAGCGAGTGGCTGGCGCGTCACGCGCTGGCGCTGCGCGCGGAGGACCTCAAGGCCGCGGGGCGCTGGGTGACGCCGCCGTCCGTCCCGGTGCGCTTCGACACACGCTTCTACCTGGTGGAGCTGCCCGAGGGCGCCACCGCGAGCATCATCCCCGGCGAGCTGACGGAGGGCGCGTGGATCCGCCCGGAGGACGGGCTGGCGCGCTGGAGCGACGGCACGGCGCTCTTGCATCCGCCCGCGCAGCACGCGCTGCAGGTGCTGTCCGACTTCACGGACGAAGCGGACGCGCGCGCGAGGCTGTGCACGCCGCCGTACTGCCCGGGCTTCGTGGCCCAGCGCATCGAGTTCCAGCGCGGCGTGCGCGTGGTGGCGCTGGAGACGCCCACGCTGCCTCCGGCGACGCACACGAACGCGTACGTGCTGGGCACGGGCGACCTGCTCATCGTGGACCCCGGTTCGTCGGACGTGAAGCAGTACGCGAAGCTCTTGTCGCTGGTGTCAGGGCTGAAGGCGGAGGGCGCGCGGCCGGTGGCGGTGGTGCTCACGCACCATCACGGCGACCACGTGGGCGGGGCGTTCGCGGTGAAGGAGCGGCTGGGCATTCCGCTCTGGTGCCATGCGCGCACGGCGGACCGGCTGGACTTCCCGGTGGAGCGCCTCTTGGAGGACGGCGAGGTGTTGAACCTGGACGGCCCCATGCCGCAGCGCTGGCACGTGCTGCACACGCCGGGGCACGCGCGCGGGCACGTGTGCCTGGTGGACTCGCGCAGCAAGTCGGCCATCGTGGGGGACATGGTGGCGAGCGTGGGGACCATCGTCATCGACCCGCCGGAAGGCAACATGGTGGACTACCTCACGCAGCTCAAGCGGCTGCGTGACTGGCCCGTCACCACGCTGTACCCCGCGCACGGCTCGCCGGTGCCGGACGGCCCGGGCAAGCTGAACGAGTACCTGCGCCACCGCGCCCAGCGCGAGGCCCTCATCCTGGAGGCGGTGCCCGCGACGGGCGCGACGTTGCCGGAGGTGGTGGCCACGGCCTACGCGGACACGCCGCCCCTCCTGCACCCCGTGGCGGAGCGCAGCGCCCTGGCCTCCCTGGAGAAGCTGGTGGCGGAGGGCCGCGTGCGCGAGGACTCCCTCACCTGGTTCCGCGTGGGGGCCTGA
- a CDS encoding HD domain-containing protein, producing the protein MRIRDPIHGVIPVSDPEKAVIDSRFYQRLRYVRQLGFGDLAFPGATHTRHAHSLGAMYVASRVFGAVASRSDLPDDVREHFCTAVRLAVLCHDLGHMPLSHASERIAPRRSLLRLPGWLDAVAEGEQATHEDYTAKLLLDSSLTDIIQKEFGPRGITPMAAVALITGAKPPKDPGFTYKGVDWTPLLRAIVSGELDADRMDYLLRDSFYTGVNYGRYDMDWIVSNLNPAVKDGRAVLALSRAAAFAFEDFLLSRYHMFVSVYLHHTSVNFDHMLRRYYEETPGEFEIPHDPESFLLCDDAALWYTLRRSKNRWAERISRRQGFKLLAQFTERDTGYDLEVLNSALTSGGFEHYTVQSKGALSKYVGSSGGSGNPGLFILDVSTGRLTEVARYTPLYQRYSGAVRLTRLYVRPDQAERAREMMGRLLGQTTQP; encoded by the coding sequence ATGCGGATTCGCGACCCCATCCACGGCGTCATTCCGGTCAGCGACCCGGAGAAGGCCGTCATCGACAGTCGCTTCTACCAGCGCCTGCGCTACGTGCGGCAGCTGGGCTTCGGGGACCTGGCCTTCCCCGGCGCCACGCACACCCGGCACGCCCACAGCCTGGGGGCCATGTACGTCGCCTCGCGCGTCTTCGGCGCCGTGGCCAGCCGCTCCGACCTGCCGGACGACGTGCGTGAACATTTCTGCACGGCCGTGCGCCTGGCCGTCCTCTGCCATGACCTGGGGCACATGCCCCTGTCCCACGCGTCCGAGCGCATCGCGCCCCGGCGGTCACTGCTGCGGCTGCCCGGCTGGCTGGATGCCGTGGCGGAAGGCGAGCAGGCGACCCACGAGGACTACACGGCGAAGCTGCTGCTCGACAGCTCGCTGACGGACATCATCCAGAAGGAGTTCGGTCCGCGCGGCATCACCCCCATGGCGGCGGTGGCGCTGATTACGGGCGCGAAGCCGCCCAAGGACCCCGGCTTCACGTACAAGGGCGTGGACTGGACGCCGCTCTTGCGCGCCATCGTGTCCGGGGAGCTGGACGCGGACCGGATGGACTACCTGCTGCGCGACTCGTTCTACACGGGCGTGAACTACGGCCGGTATGACATGGATTGGATCGTCTCCAACCTGAACCCGGCGGTGAAGGACGGCAGGGCGGTGCTGGCCCTGTCGCGCGCGGCGGCGTTCGCGTTCGAGGACTTCCTGCTCAGCCGCTACCACATGTTCGTGTCGGTGTACCTGCACCACACGTCGGTGAACTTCGACCACATGCTGCGGCGCTACTACGAGGAGACGCCCGGCGAGTTCGAGATTCCCCACGACCCGGAGTCCTTCCTGCTCTGCGACGACGCGGCGCTCTGGTACACGCTGCGCCGCTCGAAGAACCGGTGGGCGGAGCGCATCAGCCGCAGGCAGGGCTTCAAGCTGCTGGCGCAGTTCACGGAGCGCGACACGGGCTACGACCTGGAGGTGCTCAACAGCGCGCTCACCAGCGGCGGCTTCGAGCACTACACCGTGCAGTCCAAGGGGGCGCTCAGCAAGTACGTGGGGTCCTCCGGGGGCAGCGGCAACCCGGGTCTTTTCATCCTCGACGTGTCCACCGGCCGGCTGACGGAGGTGGCGCGCTACACGCCGCTGTACCAGCGCTACAGTGGCGCGGTGCGACTGACGCGGCTCTATGTCCGGCCGGACCAGGCCGAGCGGGCGCGCGAGATGATGGGCCGGCTGCTCGGCCAGACGACGCAACCTTGA
- a CDS encoding ATP-grasp domain-containing protein, with the protein MHIILLHNRDHDLLEDDPGREAREDVVRVAESLAHALSRDGVVAEPLAIEGDRLDFVESLRFLQPDLVVNLCESLAADSRGEMAVPCLLDALGLPYTGSSALSLGLALHKPKAKDVLRAHGVSTPASCVVRKREDALAVDLPWPLIVKPAREDASVGMDFDSVVTERSALVRACESVLRTFHQPALVEQFIPGREVYVPLLGNSPRQALPLTEIHFGRAFENRPNIVSYRAKWEEESPEYRDSPTGPCRLDAVQEARCIQTALEAFAALDCQDYGRVDLRVSPEGVPYVIDINPNCDLHPGAGFAKAAQAAGMDYAALASRIVEVALERTHGNPHARKKGPGTARRVDPANRNLLAGGAGLRHRAG; encoded by the coding sequence ATGCACATCATCCTGCTGCACAATCGTGACCACGACCTCCTCGAGGACGACCCCGGGCGCGAAGCCCGCGAGGACGTGGTCCGGGTGGCCGAAAGCCTCGCCCATGCGCTCAGCCGTGACGGCGTGGTCGCCGAGCCGCTCGCCATCGAGGGAGACCGGCTGGACTTCGTGGAGTCGCTGCGCTTCCTGCAGCCCGACCTCGTGGTGAACCTCTGCGAGTCGCTGGCCGCCGACAGCCGCGGAGAGATGGCCGTCCCGTGCCTGCTGGACGCGCTGGGCCTGCCGTACACCGGCTCGTCCGCCCTCTCGCTGGGCCTGGCGCTGCACAAGCCCAAGGCCAAGGACGTGCTTCGCGCCCACGGCGTCTCCACGCCCGCCTCCTGCGTCGTGCGCAAGCGCGAGGACGCACTGGCGGTGGACCTGCCGTGGCCGCTCATCGTGAAGCCCGCGCGCGAGGACGCCAGCGTGGGCATGGACTTCGACTCCGTGGTGACGGAGCGCTCGGCGCTCGTGCGGGCGTGCGAGTCCGTGCTGCGCACCTTCCACCAGCCCGCGCTCGTGGAGCAGTTCATCCCGGGACGCGAAGTGTACGTTCCCCTGTTGGGCAACAGTCCGCGACAGGCGTTGCCGCTCACGGAGATCCACTTCGGCCGCGCGTTCGAAAACAGGCCGAACATCGTGTCGTACCGGGCCAAGTGGGAGGAGGAGTCACCGGAGTACCGGGACTCGCCCACGGGGCCCTGCCGGCTCGACGCAGTGCAGGAAGCGCGTTGCATCCAGACGGCGCTGGAAGCATTTGCAGCGCTGGACTGCCAGGACTATGGACGCGTGGACCTTCGGGTGTCGCCCGAGGGTGTGCCGTACGTCATCGACATCAACCCCAACTGCGACCTGCACCCGGGCGCGGGGTTCGCGAAGGCGGCGCAGGCCGCCGGCATGGACTACGCGGCCCTGGCCTCCCGCATCGTGGAGGTCGCGCTTGAAAGGACCCATGGAAATCCGCACGCTCGAAAGAAAGGACCGGGAACCGCTCGCCGCGTTGATCCGGCGAATCGAAACCTTCTCGCAGGAGGAGCAGGACTGCGCCATCGAGCTGGTTGA
- a CDS encoding N-acetyltransferase, protein MIRRIETFSQEEQDCAIELVDIALTAGNRDYSILVADRGQDGGGLVGYCCYGPTPMTEHTFDLYWIASAQEVRGQGVGAALVSAMEGDLRRRKARIIRVETSATEAYGPTRGFYASMKYGEEARIRDFYKQGDDLIILTKRL, encoded by the coding sequence TTGATCCGGCGAATCGAAACCTTCTCGCAGGAGGAGCAGGACTGCGCCATCGAGCTGGTTGATATCGCGCTCACGGCGGGCAACCGGGACTACTCCATCCTCGTGGCGGACCGCGGGCAGGACGGCGGCGGGCTGGTGGGCTACTGCTGCTATGGCCCCACGCCGATGACGGAGCACACCTTCGACCTGTATTGGATTGCCTCCGCGCAGGAGGTGCGGGGCCAGGGCGTGGGGGCCGCGTTGGTCTCCGCCATGGAGGGCGACCTGCGCCGCCGCAAGGCGCGGATCATCCGCGTGGAGACGAGCGCCACGGAGGCCTACGGCCCCACGCGCGGCTTCTACGCGTCCATGAAGTACGGCGAGGAGGCGCGGATCCGCGACTTCTACAAGCAGGGTGATGACCTCATCATCCTGACCAAGCGCCTGTAG
- a CDS encoding transglutaminase family protein, producing the protein MRRTRLGLLSLLALLTGAPSAAWAQAPALKNQVKAAASKALAKAPQAQELSDALKAPRPKGGEYFGLYLMDKKVGWFFTDLTVLPGNKAQSINELIFKAQVGTRVSERVHREVRVYEAKPGGKLLSFTVTQKGDGGDNELVGTVAGDSLRVVRKRPGQPEEVLKPLPLPKETVEDADQARVALLRGQKVEGVALDGTDLEGYRTVTTVEAPEEQVLGGVKAKLSRVSTLSDKEKVPVTSLLTTDGKMVRVDFGQTMQARAESEAVAKRLDLVEVFGLTRVVLPKPLPAKAREVPGQVKLVMKNLPEKFQQDTYRQKYQRLPDGRVEVTVTAAPPAPRGRLPRPVADPDGGENLKSTLAVESEAPAIKAQAKSIIREEKDAYTAARMLSAWVYSNMQKDYGASADRATDVLRQKKGDCTEHSLLTVAMLRASGIPARRVDGVIYMVNSDGVPALYWHEWVEAYVGEWTQLDPTFNQPVADATHFYVGYEGNAEITPLIGSLQVTDVK; encoded by the coding sequence ATGCGACGCACCCGTCTGGGATTGTTGAGCCTGCTCGCCCTGCTGACGGGGGCGCCCTCCGCGGCCTGGGCCCAGGCCCCCGCGCTGAAGAACCAGGTGAAGGCCGCGGCGTCCAAGGCCCTGGCGAAGGCGCCGCAGGCCCAGGAGCTGTCGGACGCGCTGAAGGCCCCGCGCCCCAAGGGCGGCGAGTACTTCGGCCTGTACCTGATGGACAAGAAGGTGGGCTGGTTCTTCACGGACCTGACGGTGCTGCCGGGCAACAAGGCCCAGAGCATCAACGAGCTCATCTTCAAGGCGCAGGTGGGCACGCGCGTGTCGGAGCGCGTGCACCGCGAGGTGCGCGTCTACGAAGCGAAGCCGGGCGGCAAGCTCTTGTCCTTCACCGTCACGCAGAAGGGCGACGGCGGGGACAACGAGCTCGTGGGCACGGTGGCGGGGGACTCCCTGCGCGTGGTGCGCAAGCGCCCGGGCCAGCCGGAGGAGGTGCTCAAGCCGCTGCCCCTGCCCAAGGAGACGGTGGAGGACGCGGATCAGGCGCGCGTGGCGCTCCTGCGCGGCCAGAAGGTGGAGGGCGTGGCGCTGGACGGCACGGACCTGGAGGGCTACCGCACCGTCACCACGGTGGAGGCGCCCGAGGAGCAGGTGCTGGGCGGCGTGAAGGCGAAGCTGTCGCGGGTGAGCACGCTGTCGGACAAGGAGAAGGTGCCGGTGACGTCGCTCCTGACGACGGACGGCAAGATGGTGCGCGTGGACTTCGGCCAGACGATGCAGGCGCGCGCCGAGTCCGAGGCGGTGGCGAAGCGGCTGGACCTGGTGGAGGTCTTCGGCCTCACGCGCGTGGTGCTGCCCAAGCCGCTGCCCGCGAAGGCGCGCGAGGTTCCCGGCCAGGTGAAGCTGGTGATGAAGAACCTGCCGGAGAAGTTCCAGCAGGACACGTACCGGCAGAAGTATCAGCGGCTGCCGGACGGGCGCGTGGAGGTGACGGTGACGGCGGCGCCGCCCGCGCCCAGGGGCCGCCTGCCCCGGCCGGTGGCGGATCCCGACGGTGGGGAGAACCTCAAGTCCACGCTCGCGGTGGAGTCGGAGGCGCCGGCCATCAAGGCGCAGGCCAAGAGCATCATCCGCGAGGAGAAGGACGCGTACACGGCGGCGCGGATGCTGTCCGCGTGGGTGTACAGCAATATGCAGAAGGACTACGGCGCGAGCGCGGACCGGGCCACGGACGTGCTGCGCCAGAAGAAGGGCGACTGCACGGAGCACTCGCTGCTCACGGTGGCCATGCTGCGCGCGTCCGGCATCCCCGCGCGCCGCGTGGACGGCGTCATCTACATGGTGAACTCGGACGGCGTGCCCGCGCTGTACTGGCACGAGTGGGTGGAGGCCTACGTGGGCGAGTGGACCCAGCTGGACCCCACGTTCAACCAGCCCGTCGCGGACGCCACGCACTTCTACGTGGGCTACGAGGGGAACGCGGAGATTACGCCCCTCATCGGTTCGCTCCAGGTCACGGACGTGAAGTAG